In Eucalyptus grandis isolate ANBG69807.140 chromosome 4, ASM1654582v1, whole genome shotgun sequence, the following proteins share a genomic window:
- the LOC104442084 gene encoding DEAD-box ATP-dependent RNA helicase 8 → MMNNRARYPPGIGAGRGVNAGPAFQSRAPQPQYVQRGQLGQLPQYQQNHHQQQPQQHHQQHHQQNQQQHHQQQQQHQHQQHQQWLRRTQLGSADSTVDEVEKTVQSEAIDSSSQDWKARLKIPPPDTRYRTEDVTATKGNEFEDYFLKRELLMGIYEKGFERPSPIQEESIPIALTGSDILARAKNGTGKTAAFCVPALEKIDQDNNVIQVVILVPTRELALQTSQVCKELGKHLQIQVMVTTGGTSLKDDIMRLYQPVHLLVGTPGRILDLAKKGVCILKDCSMLVMDEADKLLSPEFQPSVEQLIRFLPGNRQILMYSATFPVTVKDFKDRYLQKPYVINLMDELTLKGITQFYAFVEERQKVHCLNTLFSKLQINQSIIFCNSVNRVELLAKKITELGYSCFYIHAKMLQDHRNRVFHDFRNGACRNLVCTDLFTRGIDIQAVNVVINFDFPKNSETYLHRVGRSGRFGHLGLAVNLITYEDRFNLYRIEQELGTEIKQIPPHIDQAIYCR, encoded by the exons ATGATGAACAATAGAGCTAGGTATCCGCCGGGGATCGGCGCCGGCAGGGGCGTGAACGCAGGCCCCGCATTCCAGTCGAGGGCGCCTCAGCCGCAGTATGTGCAGAGAGGCCAGTTAGGACAGCTACCGCAGTATCAGCAGAATCACCACCAACAGCAGCCGCAGCAGCATCATCAGCAGCATCACCAGCAGAATCAGCAGCAGCatcatcagcagcagcagcagcatcagcACCAGCAGCATCAGCAGTGGCTTAGGAGAACTCAATTAGGAAGCGCAGACTCGACAGTCGATGAGGTCGAGAAGACGGTGCAGTCGGAGGCCATTGATTCGAG TTCACAAGATTGGAAGGCAAGACTAAAGATACCACCACCTGATACGCGCTACAGGACAGAG GATGTGACAGCAACTAAAGGAAACGAATTTGAGGATTACTTTCTGAAGCGCGAGCTCCTTATGGGTATTTATGAGAAAGGATTTGAAAGACCTTCTCCTATCCAGGAAGAAAGCATTCCAATTGCTCTAACTGGTAGTGACATTCTTGCTCGAGCTAAAAATGGAACTGGAAAAACTGCTGCATTCTGCGTTCCTGCCTTGGAAAAGATTGATCAAGATAACAATGTTATTCAAG TTGTCATACTCGTTCCTACTCGAGAATTGGCTCTTCAGACGTCACAAGTATGTAAGGAGCTTGGGAAGCACTTGCAAATTCAAGTGATGGTGACCACTGGTGGAACCAGCTTAAAGGATGATATTATGCGTTTGTATCAACCTGTTCATTTACTTGTTGGAACACCTGGGAGAATCTTGGATCTTGCAAAGAAGGGAGTGTGCATATTGAAAGATTGTTCAATGCTTGTTATGGATGAG GCTGATAAGCTTTTGTCACCAGAATTTCAACCATCAGTGGAGCAGCTGATTCGGTTTTTGCCAGGCAATCGTCAAATTTTGATGTATTCGGCCACATTTCCTGTTACTGTGAAGGATTTCAAGGATAGATATTTGCAGAAACCTTATGTTATTAACCTTATGGATGAGCTCACACTGAAAGGTATTACTCAATTTTATGCTTTTGTTGAAGAACGGCAGAAGGTGCATTGTCTCAACACACTATTCTCAAAG CTTCAAatcaaccaatcaatcattttttgcaACTCGGTCAATCGGGTGGAGCTTTTAGCCAAGAAAATAACCGAACTTGGCTACTCTTGCTTCTACATTCATGCCAAGATGCTGCAAGACCATCGGAACAGAGTTTTTCATGACTTCCGTAATGGTGCCTGCAGGAATCTTGTTTGTACTG ATCTATTCACTAGGGGTATTGACATTCAAGCTGTGAATGTCGTTATTAACTTTGATTTCCCCAAGAACTCTGAAACTTACTTGCACAGG GTTGGTCGTTCAGGAAGATTTGGCCACCTAGGTTTGGCTGTCAATCTTATCACATATGAGGATCGCTTCAACTT GTATAGGATTGAGCAAGAACTTGGAACTGAGATAAAACAGATTCCTCCACATATTGATCAGGCAATATATTGTCGGTGA